Proteins from a genomic interval of Pseudoalteromonas sp. MEBiC 03607:
- a CDS encoding amidohydrolase yields the protein MQKFAPSVLVMALGVALAGCQDNGPQDPKVTINKNPYPSTYKPLASQSTLITNATVLTGTGERLDDADVFFVDGKVQQVGKDLSVQADKTIDAQGKWVTPGIIDVHSHLGAYPTPSVASHQDGNEMTSPVTAEVWVEHSVWPQDPGFNRAREGGITSLQILPGSANLIGGRGVTLKNIPSHTMQGMKFPDAPYGLKMACGENPKRVYGSKGVLPSTRMGNMAGYRTAWIEAAEYKRQWEKYESDYAAGKNPEVPHRDIKLDTLAGVLDGEILIHNHCYKAEEMAMMIDLGKEFGYHSGTFHHGVEAYKIADLLAENGNCAALWPDWWGFKMEAYDMVQENVAIVDAVKNSCAVVHSDSDTTIQRLNQEAGKVMYRANDVGYNISEQHAIKWITSNAAKSLGIDDKTGSLEAGKQADVVIWNQNPFSVYAKAEQVFIDGAKVYDRNDDKYQAQSDFMLGQK from the coding sequence ATGCAAAAATTTGCTCCATCCGTATTGGTCATGGCGCTTGGTGTCGCGTTAGCGGGATGCCAAGACAATGGCCCTCAAGATCCAAAAGTAACTATAAATAAAAACCCATACCCAAGCACCTATAAGCCTCTTGCATCACAAAGCACATTGATCACAAATGCAACAGTACTAACTGGCACAGGTGAGCGCTTAGATGATGCAGATGTTTTCTTTGTTGATGGCAAAGTACAGCAAGTTGGTAAAGATTTATCAGTTCAAGCTGATAAAACGATTGATGCACAAGGCAAATGGGTAACACCAGGTATTATTGATGTGCATTCACATCTAGGAGCATATCCAACACCATCGGTGGCATCTCACCAAGATGGTAACGAAATGACAAGCCCTGTTACAGCTGAAGTGTGGGTTGAACACTCTGTCTGGCCACAGGACCCAGGTTTTAATCGTGCTCGTGAAGGGGGCATTACGTCTTTACAAATTCTACCAGGTTCTGCAAACCTGATTGGTGGTCGTGGCGTAACGCTTAAAAATATTCCTTCTCATACGATGCAAGGGATGAAGTTTCCTGATGCACCATATGGTTTAAAAATGGCATGTGGTGAAAACCCAAAACGTGTTTATGGTAGTAAAGGTGTTTTACCATCAACGCGTATGGGTAATATGGCCGGCTATCGTACAGCTTGGATAGAAGCAGCAGAATATAAGCGTCAATGGGAAAAATACGAGAGCGATTATGCTGCGGGTAAAAATCCCGAAGTACCGCATCGTGATATCAAGCTTGATACCTTAGCGGGTGTTCTTGATGGCGAGATACTCATTCATAACCACTGCTACAAGGCAGAGGAAATGGCTATGATGATCGATCTTGGTAAAGAATTTGGCTATCACTCAGGTACATTCCATCATGGTGTTGAAGCTTATAAGATTGCTGATCTATTAGCTGAAAATGGCAACTGTGCAGCACTTTGGCCAGATTGGTGGGGCTTTAAAATGGAAGCCTACGACATGGTTCAAGAGAACGTAGCAATTGTTGATGCAGTTAAAAATTCATGTGCAGTGGTTCACTCAGATTCCGACACAACAATTCAGCGTCTAAACCAAGAAGCAGGGAAAGTTATGTACCGCGCAAATGATGTTGGTTATAACATTTCTGAACAACATGCAATCAAGTGGATCACATCAAACGCTGCGAAATCACTAGGTATTGATGACAAAACAGGTTCACTAGAAGCGGGTAAACAAGCTGATGTGGTTATTTGGAATCAAAACCCATTCAGTGTTTATGCGAAAGCTGAACAAGTGTTTATTGATGGTGCCAAAGTTTATGATCGTAATGATGATAAATATCAAGCACAAAGCGATTTCATGCTAGGTCAAAAATAG
- a CDS encoding amidohydrolase family protein translates to MTKLTQSLKLSLVAASLVSATASAASVAIVNATLHTSTEQGVLEGASVVIDEGKIVAINPASIDADTTIDAKGQIVTAGFIGTMNQLGLVEVGAVAGSRDGGDDKAGIDFDPSLAFNPRSSLIPYARKGGITQDLIVPNGGESIFAGLASVVDLSGSFDSVNKKQVALVVHLGEKSKGSRAMSMKTLIDKLEGQKSAKKDDKKDDKKEPSTEQKVLDAVLAGEMPLIASVQRASDIYELVKLKQSYGINLVIHGGDDAVVVADTLAKANVPVIISSMANLPGSFDSLHANLANAGKLEKAGVKVIIGVAGDSSHNVYQLRFDAGNAVSYGMSQQGALSAVTSNIADVFGLNSGAIATGKRANLVMWSADPFELNSHVSKMWINGEEVSTEARQDKLRERYTTDSAMPRAYTK, encoded by the coding sequence ATGACAAAATTAACTCAATCATTAAAACTGTCTCTCGTTGCTGCTAGCCTGGTCTCGGCAACTGCGAGTGCTGCATCTGTAGCGATTGTTAATGCAACACTGCACACGTCAACAGAACAAGGCGTTCTAGAAGGCGCGAGCGTCGTTATTGACGAAGGTAAAATTGTTGCAATCAACCCTGCATCTATTGATGCTGATACAACCATTGATGCAAAAGGTCAAATTGTAACCGCTGGTTTTATTGGCACAATGAATCAATTAGGTTTAGTGGAAGTGGGTGCTGTTGCTGGCTCGCGTGATGGTGGGGATGATAAAGCAGGGATTGATTTCGATCCTAGCCTTGCATTTAACCCGCGTAGTAGCTTAATTCCTTATGCACGTAAAGGCGGCATTACTCAGGATCTAATCGTACCAAACGGTGGTGAAAGTATCTTTGCAGGTCTTGCCTCTGTTGTTGATTTATCTGGTAGCTTTGACAGCGTAAATAAAAAGCAAGTTGCACTTGTTGTTCACTTAGGTGAAAAGAGCAAAGGTTCCCGTGCTATGTCGATGAAAACACTTATCGACAAGTTAGAAGGTCAAAAGTCAGCCAAAAAGGATGACAAAAAAGACGACAAAAAAGAGCCTTCGACTGAACAAAAAGTGTTAGATGCAGTGCTAGCTGGCGAAATGCCTCTTATTGCAAGCGTGCAGCGCGCATCAGACATCTATGAACTTGTTAAGTTAAAACAAAGCTATGGCATTAATTTAGTGATTCATGGTGGTGATGATGCGGTTGTTGTGGCTGATACGCTAGCTAAAGCTAATGTACCTGTGATCATCAGTTCAATGGCTAACTTACCAGGTAGCTTTGATTCATTACATGCAAACCTTGCTAACGCAGGTAAGCTTGAAAAGGCCGGTGTAAAAGTCATTATTGGTGTAGCGGGTGATTCTAGCCACAATGTATACCAGTTACGCTTTGATGCGGGTAATGCTGTATCTTATGGTATGAGCCAGCAAGGTGCACTAAGCGCTGTTACAAGTAACATTGCTGATGTATTTGGTTTAAACTCAGGCGCAATTGCGACGGGTAAACGTGCCAACCTTGTAATGTGGTCTGCAGATCCATTTGAGCTTAATTCACACGTCAGTAAAATGTGGATCAACGGTGAAGAGGTTTCAACCGAAGCGCGTCAAGATAAACTACGTGAACGTTATACAACTGATTCAGCGATGCCACGTGCTTATACAAAATAA
- a CDS encoding Nramp family divalent metal transporter — MRLGPGLLVTAAFIGPGTITTASVAGANFGFALIWTLLFSVIATILLQSMAARLGVATGKDLATALRTTIQTPIFKVLAAILVISAIGIGSAAYEAGNLTGASMGLQEIIPSINPLIWTPLIALLSAALLYTGKHKVIETALIVLVVLMSLVFISTLVMAAPPLGQVMKGFIPSLPDDSITTVLALIGTTIVPYNLFLHSGVLAEKHDSSQDIDKVIKETNLDTGISITLGGIITLAILSTASVAFYGTDAGKISAANMAVQLEPLLGGMAHYFFAIGLCAAGLTSAITAPLAGAYAVCGMLGWSTQMSDTRFKLVAIVILLFGAFVASLGLDPVAVIIFAQAANGLLLPIVTCYLVWLVNQKSVMKEHTNSMLVNLVIVPVLLLIFGLSLYKLVNLVI, encoded by the coding sequence ATGCGTTTAGGTCCCGGACTTCTTGTCACCGCCGCTTTTATTGGCCCAGGTACAATCACCACTGCAAGTGTTGCAGGTGCTAATTTTGGCTTTGCTCTTATTTGGACGTTATTATTCTCTGTTATAGCGACTATTTTGTTGCAATCAATGGCTGCTCGTCTTGGTGTGGCTACTGGGAAAGATTTAGCAACTGCACTTAGAACCACTATTCAAACACCGATCTTTAAAGTCCTTGCTGCGATATTAGTGATCAGTGCGATTGGTATTGGCAGTGCAGCTTACGAGGCGGGAAATTTGACTGGTGCAAGTATGGGGTTACAAGAAATTATCCCATCAATAAACCCATTGATCTGGACACCTCTTATTGCACTATTAAGTGCTGCATTATTATACACAGGTAAACATAAAGTAATTGAAACTGCACTGATTGTTTTAGTAGTTTTAATGAGCTTGGTGTTTATCTCAACGCTGGTGATGGCGGCACCGCCTCTTGGCCAAGTTATGAAGGGTTTTATACCTAGTCTACCTGATGATTCAATTACTACGGTGCTTGCCTTGATAGGCACAACTATTGTGCCCTATAACCTGTTTTTACATTCAGGGGTACTTGCCGAAAAACACGATAGCTCACAAGACATCGATAAAGTTATTAAAGAAACGAATCTTGATACCGGTATTTCGATTACTTTAGGTGGCATAATCACATTAGCCATTTTATCAACGGCCTCAGTGGCATTTTACGGGACTGACGCAGGTAAAATATCAGCTGCTAATATGGCCGTGCAACTTGAGCCTCTGCTTGGGGGTATGGCTCATTATTTCTTTGCTATCGGTTTGTGTGCCGCAGGCCTTACAAGTGCCATCACCGCCCCACTCGCTGGTGCTTATGCGGTATGTGGTATGCTTGGCTGGTCAACACAAATGAGCGATACACGGTTTAAGCTTGTCGCTATTGTTATTTTGCTTTTTGGTGCTTTTGTCGCATCGCTAGGGCTTGATCCTGTTGCGGTGATCATCTTCGCACAAGCTGCCAATGGTTTATTATTACCTATTGTTACTTGTTACCTTGTTTGGTTAGTGAATCAAAAATCTGTAATGAAAGAGCATACCAACTCGATGTTAGTTAACCTTGTGATTGTACCTGTATTATTGCTGATATTCGGGCTAAGCCTCTATAAGCTTGTAAACTTGGTAATATAA
- a CDS encoding MAPEG family protein, protein MPELTFSAYAAVYVYLIMLTIQWIVAAVTKAKQPNAVPGKLDSSLSHDSFVFRAHRTFMNSLENSPLFLATVFLGFFLNLNSMAFALCIWIYVAARLIHMILYYAIATEKNPSPRSYFFLIAAMANMVMLVLIGLRLL, encoded by the coding sequence ATGCCTGAACTCACTTTTTCAGCTTACGCGGCTGTGTATGTTTATCTAATTATGTTGACTATTCAGTGGATAGTTGCGGCTGTGACTAAAGCAAAACAACCCAATGCGGTGCCAGGTAAACTCGACAGTTCCTTGAGTCATGATAGTTTTGTGTTTCGCGCGCATCGCACCTTTATGAATAGCCTAGAGAATAGCCCATTATTTTTAGCCACTGTGTTTTTAGGTTTTTTTCTTAACTTGAATAGCATGGCATTTGCTTTGTGTATCTGGATATATGTAGCTGCGAGGCTTATCCATATGATTCTGTATTATGCGATAGCAACAGAAAAGAACCCAAGTCCACGCAGCTATTTCTTTTTGATTGCAGCAATGGCTAACATGGTGATGTTGGTATTAATAGGCTTACGTTTATTGTAA
- a CDS encoding Ig-like domain-containing protein, with protein MNTQLNVSKLFSISLIVSAILGCGSETDSTQLAKEVELEKLRQEGTIIESLSIENYQVRLKEGDTHQLKVTGIDSNGESRDVTNEITWQTSDESIAKINSNGLLTALKNSPSNQGLITISATTINDISDEKQISIADVAAESINLKQVIPATGSINTCTPARVSADITYVDGYTALNSLRDINLSVDENTTAKINQQGFVYTSAAAVESTVITAAIGNVTDQLSVVADPSNLKEINVSFNSEQDSELNISVGDRIQLAAKAVYQNGNSEQTEDISSSIKWSAINSNFIGLTPKSIDDSDSTASFLALKPGTTQLLADCGTKQKITTVQIEGDAELDSLEINDGSSEYSISPLGTIELKLFANYSSNQSSLNVTEFANWSINNSNLVTTKLVNAGTAQAGYRVTSTSNTLGTALITVQYDTEISSVLINIE; from the coding sequence ATGAACACGCAGTTGAACGTATCAAAACTTTTCAGTATCTCTTTAATTGTTAGCGCTATTTTGGGTTGCGGATCTGAAACTGACTCAACTCAGTTAGCAAAAGAAGTTGAACTTGAAAAGTTACGCCAAGAAGGCACTATCATTGAGTCACTTAGTATTGAAAACTACCAAGTTCGTTTAAAAGAAGGTGACACCCATCAATTGAAAGTAACGGGTATAGATTCAAATGGTGAATCTAGAGACGTAACCAATGAAATAACCTGGCAAACAAGTGACGAGAGTATTGCTAAAATCAATAGTAATGGCTTGTTAACTGCTCTAAAAAATTCGCCATCGAACCAAGGGTTAATTACTATATCCGCGACGACTATAAATGATATTAGTGATGAAAAACAAATATCTATTGCAGATGTGGCGGCAGAATCAATTAATTTAAAACAAGTCATTCCTGCAACAGGCTCTATCAATACATGCACGCCTGCGAGAGTATCGGCCGATATAACCTACGTTGATGGATATACTGCATTAAATAGCTTGAGAGATATAAATCTAAGTGTCGATGAAAATACAACTGCCAAAATCAATCAGCAAGGCTTTGTATATACATCTGCTGCAGCTGTTGAAAGCACTGTAATTACAGCTGCAATTGGCAATGTTACCGATCAATTATCTGTTGTTGCAGATCCTAGCAATTTAAAAGAAATTAATGTTTCGTTTAATTCTGAACAAGATAGTGAGTTAAACATCAGCGTTGGAGATCGAATCCAACTTGCTGCCAAAGCGGTATATCAAAATGGCAATTCAGAGCAAACAGAAGACATTAGCTCAAGTATCAAGTGGTCTGCAATCAACAGTAACTTTATTGGTTTAACACCAAAAAGTATTGACGATAGTGATTCGACAGCTAGTTTTCTTGCACTTAAACCTGGTACCACGCAACTGTTAGCCGATTGTGGTACTAAGCAAAAGATTACAACAGTACAAATTGAAGGTGACGCTGAACTTGATTCTTTAGAAATTAATGATGGCTCTAGCGAGTATTCAATTTCTCCTTTAGGAACGATTGAACTCAAATTGTTCGCTAACTACAGCTCAAATCAATCATCTTTAAATGTAACTGAGTTTGCTAATTGGAGTATTAATAACAGTAACCTAGTAACGACTAAATTAGTAAATGCGGGCACAGCTCAAGCCGGCTACAGAGTTACAAGTACCTCAAATACATTGGGAACAGCATTGATCACTGTTCAATATGACACAGAAATTAGCAGTGTTTTAATAAATATCGAATAA
- a CDS encoding porin family protein has product MKKYILLFIFAASFQTKADTYYLGADYMLSDIEISSESAKPTATFLRAGASNNNMAFEAQYLISSDDDNIYNLEFELEKSAALFFVMQSDVVNGFGLDISLGYAKNEMIVNSASEKLPTNYNYDGFAWGVAVHQQIPYIKNTQVRLAYQSLFKGDDVEISGVTLGLTYHF; this is encoded by the coding sequence ATGAAAAAGTATATTTTGCTTTTTATATTTGCTGCTAGTTTTCAGACTAAGGCAGATACGTATTATCTAGGTGCTGACTATATGCTCAGTGATATTGAAATTAGTAGTGAAAGTGCTAAACCAACTGCTACCTTCTTAAGAGCAGGCGCCAGCAACAATAATATGGCATTTGAGGCACAGTACTTAATATCAAGTGATGACGACAACATTTACAATTTAGAGTTTGAACTTGAAAAAAGCGCCGCACTCTTTTTTGTTATGCAATCTGATGTGGTTAACGGCTTTGGACTTGATATTTCATTAGGCTATGCAAAAAACGAAATGATCGTTAATTCAGCATCTGAAAAGCTCCCCACAAATTATAATTATGATGGCTTTGCATGGGGAGTAGCAGTTCACCAACAGATACCTTATATCAAAAATACACAAGTGAGATTAGCCTACCAATCTTTATTCAAAGGAGACGACGTAGAAATCAGTGGTGTAACACTTGGCCTTACTTACCATTTTTAA
- a CDS encoding ABC transporter ATP-binding protein: MYRLFERMTNPFPKEQPSQPPNSLFAFCRHYTRGMELSLLLMSLSAAALAILEVSLFSYMGQLVDWLGQYTPNTLFVEQQAELTKMAIVLLVVLPIVVFFHSAVLHQALLGNYPMSIRWLAHRYLLRQSVSFYQNEFAGRIATKVMQTSLAVRESVMKLLDVLMYIVVYFGAMVFLVAESDWRLMLPLLVWLVLYAAIQMYFVPKLKKVASSQADARSEMTGRVVDSYTNISTIKLFSYTQREEQYAKDSMDVFLQPVYKQMRLVTSLNFSINTLNYLLVFSIAALSLYLWSISAISVGAIAIAVSLSLRLNGMAQWIMWEISSLFENIGTVADGMKTLSTPIEVDDKTDASTLNVDKGSISFENVQFNYGKAANETHRGPVINGLNLDIKPGEKIGLVGRSGAGKSTLVNLLLRFYDVDSGTIRIDGQNIADVSQESLRKHIAMVTQDTSLLHRSVKDNILYGRPDATEEEMLAAAKQAKALEFIEDLEDSKGNKGFAAQVGERGVKLSGGQRQRIAIARVLLKNAPILILDEATSALDSEVEAAIQTSLDDLMTGKTVIAIAHRLSTIAQMDRLIVLDEGGVVEQGSHQQLISQGGIYAALWSHQTGGFIGVE, encoded by the coding sequence ATGTATCGTTTATTTGAACGGATGACTAATCCGTTTCCGAAAGAGCAACCATCTCAACCACCTAATAGTTTATTTGCATTTTGTCGTCATTATACCCGTGGCATGGAACTTTCATTGCTACTGATGTCTTTAAGCGCAGCTGCACTTGCTATTTTAGAAGTCTCGCTTTTTAGTTATATGGGGCAATTAGTTGATTGGCTCGGTCAATACACCCCTAATACCCTTTTTGTTGAGCAGCAGGCTGAGCTTACAAAAATGGCAATTGTGCTGCTGGTAGTATTGCCCATAGTTGTATTTTTTCACTCAGCAGTGTTACATCAAGCGCTACTGGGTAACTACCCTATGTCTATCCGTTGGCTAGCGCACCGTTATTTGCTTCGTCAAAGTGTTAGCTTTTATCAAAACGAATTTGCTGGTCGTATTGCGACAAAAGTCATGCAGACCTCATTAGCCGTTCGTGAGTCAGTGATGAAACTGCTCGATGTACTAATGTATATCGTAGTCTACTTTGGTGCCATGGTATTTTTAGTCGCTGAATCTGACTGGCGTTTGATGCTGCCATTGTTAGTTTGGTTAGTCCTTTATGCTGCAATTCAGATGTATTTTGTACCCAAGCTCAAAAAAGTAGCCAGCTCGCAGGCAGATGCGCGTTCAGAAATGACCGGACGTGTGGTTGATAGTTATACTAACATTTCAACAATCAAATTATTCTCGTATACGCAACGTGAAGAGCAATACGCAAAAGACAGCATGGATGTGTTTTTACAGCCGGTATATAAGCAGATGCGTTTAGTTACCAGCTTGAACTTTTCTATCAATACTCTTAATTATTTGCTGGTATTTAGCATTGCCGCTTTGTCATTGTATCTGTGGTCTATTAGTGCCATCAGTGTTGGGGCTATCGCTATTGCAGTGAGTTTATCTCTTAGATTAAACGGTATGGCACAATGGATCATGTGGGAGATCAGTAGCCTGTTTGAAAACATTGGTACTGTTGCTGATGGTATGAAAACCCTATCAACGCCGATTGAAGTAGATGATAAAACAGATGCGAGCACCCTTAACGTTGATAAAGGGTCTATAAGCTTTGAGAATGTACAATTTAACTATGGTAAAGCAGCTAACGAAACCCATCGTGGCCCTGTTATCAATGGCTTAAACCTTGATATAAAACCAGGTGAAAAAATTGGTTTAGTGGGTCGTTCTGGCGCTGGTAAGTCGACCTTAGTGAACTTATTACTGCGCTTTTATGATGTTGACTCGGGCACTATTCGTATTGATGGTCAAAACATCGCAGATGTAAGCCAAGAAAGTTTACGTAAACATATTGCGATGGTGACGCAAGATACCTCGCTGTTACATCGCTCTGTAAAAGACAACATTCTTTATGGCAGGCCAGATGCAACTGAAGAAGAAATGCTCGCTGCTGCAAAGCAAGCTAAGGCACTTGAGTTCATCGAAGACTTAGAAGATAGCAAAGGTAATAAAGGCTTTGCTGCACAAGTCGGTGAACGAGGTGTGAAGCTTTCAGGTGGTCAGCGACAGCGTATTGCTATTGCCCGTGTACTGTTAAAAAATGCTCCAATTTTGATATTAGATGAAGCAACTAGTGCCCTTGATTCAGAGGTAGAAGCGGCAATTCAAACCAGCTTAGACGATTTAATGACGGGTAAAACGGTTATAGCAATTGCGCATCGCTTATCAACTATTGCACAAATGGATAGACTCATTGTACTTGATGAAGGTGGCGTGGTTGAACAAGGTTCTCACCAACAATTAATTTCACAAGGTGGCATCTATGCTGCCCTGTGGTCACATCAAACCGGTGGTTTTATTGGTGTTGAGTAA
- a CDS encoding alpha/beta hydrolase family protein, whose translation MKKLLFTLSLVISLPLCAYQTETHTFKGKQTAIEKPVTVTLPDGYQESNNYNVIYVLHGYSGNHTDWTKLTDIEKLADQYNVIIVNPDGNFGSWYLDSDIDKSSQYETYIAEDLVNYIDTTYSTNRSKSGRAITGLSMGGFGALHIAINNQTRFAAVSGISAGVDVRPFSAEFGLAKVLGGYADNQEKWDNIAIINNLHKIAAGNTAWKKGADTLAIMLDIGVDDFFVEQNRALHQAMLKLRIRHDYIERPGSHDWHYWNKVIPYQFLFLTTHMGQ comes from the coding sequence ATGAAAAAGTTGCTCTTTACACTTTCGCTTGTTATTAGCTTACCACTTTGTGCTTATCAAACCGAAACCCATACATTTAAGGGTAAACAAACCGCCATTGAGAAACCCGTTACGGTAACGTTACCGGATGGCTATCAAGAATCTAATAATTACAATGTTATTTATGTATTACATGGCTATAGCGGCAACCATACTGATTGGACAAAACTAACAGATATCGAAAAACTTGCCGATCAATATAACGTCATTATCGTTAATCCTGATGGAAACTTCGGCTCTTGGTATCTCGATTCTGACATCGACAAAAGTTCGCAATACGAAACTTACATCGCTGAAGATTTAGTCAATTATATAGACACAACCTATTCGACCAATCGGTCTAAAAGTGGCCGTGCAATAACAGGTTTATCGATGGGGGGATTTGGTGCTTTGCATATTGCCATTAATAACCAAACTCGTTTTGCCGCAGTATCGGGAATCTCGGCAGGTGTTGATGTAAGACCGTTTAGTGCTGAATTTGGCCTTGCAAAAGTATTGGGTGGCTATGCCGATAATCAAGAAAAGTGGGATAACATTGCCATTATTAATAACTTACATAAAATAGCTGCAGGTAACACAGCGTGGAAAAAAGGCGCTGATACTCTCGCTATCATGCTCGATATAGGTGTAGATGACTTCTTTGTAGAGCAAAACCGAGCGCTGCACCAAGCTATGCTTAAGCTGCGAATTCGTCACGATTACATAGAGCGTCCGGGTTCTCACGATTGGCATTACTGGAATAAAGTAATCCCTTATCAGTTTCTGTTTTTAACAACACATATGGGGCAATAA
- a CDS encoding VanZ family protein has protein sequence MMLQRLLFLMALSFFGFIGWVIYLANTGQKSLLFDLVAAIPYGDKLGHFCLFGLLTLFINLAFKFKTIKLVGHEIYLAVLIVSTFVVLEEFSQYFVATRTLDVFDLIADFLGIAVFSAISLWLSKKLYPVKP, from the coding sequence ATGATGTTGCAACGACTGCTGTTTTTAATGGCGCTTAGCTTTTTTGGATTTATTGGTTGGGTAATTTATTTAGCAAATACGGGGCAAAAATCACTGCTTTTTGATTTAGTTGCTGCAATTCCTTATGGCGATAAACTGGGCCATTTTTGCCTGTTTGGTTTGCTGACTTTATTCATTAACCTTGCGTTTAAATTTAAAACTATCAAACTTGTTGGACATGAAATTTATTTAGCGGTGCTCATTGTTTCCACGTTCGTTGTATTAGAAGAATTTAGTCAATATTTTGTGGCAACACGTACTTTAGATGTTTTCGATTTAATTGCAGATTTCTTAGGGATTGCTGTATTTAGCGCAATATCACTTTGGCTTAGTAAAAAGTTATACCCAGTTAAGCCCTAA
- a CDS encoding GGDEF domain-containing protein, producing MNQETSEYLSDIITLLLDAVCVVDSKGTLLFANPAFESIFGYAPEEAINRQMLDFVYPEDRAKTIQAINKIVSSNDDPRFENRWVRKDGRIVHVLWSVYWSKEKQVRVAIAYDITEQKKLEQKLIYMAGHDSLTDLPNRHYLTTQLEESLSIANTISTVIGVLFIDIDGFKQVNDIHGHGAGDKLLKTIAMRIRHVLKKGDSVGRLGGDEFVVVLKSVKNKNDVIEAVDKLKAEICKPLIYNDAELIYSPSIGAVLFPEHYGDAEYLIQCADKAMYNAKYAGGNQVVFYNDTMTLPGTKS from the coding sequence ATGAACCAAGAAACATCGGAATATTTATCTGATATTATCACTCTCTTATTAGATGCTGTTTGTGTTGTAGACTCGAAAGGTACTTTGCTTTTTGCAAATCCAGCCTTTGAATCTATTTTCGGATACGCACCAGAAGAGGCTATTAATAGACAGATGCTCGACTTTGTTTATCCAGAAGACAGAGCAAAAACAATTCAGGCTATCAACAAAATAGTGTCTAGCAATGATGATCCACGTTTTGAAAATCGTTGGGTAAGAAAAGATGGCAGAATAGTCCATGTTTTGTGGTCAGTTTATTGGTCAAAAGAAAAACAAGTCAGAGTGGCAATCGCTTATGACATTACTGAGCAAAAAAAATTAGAACAAAAATTAATTTATATGGCAGGCCATGACTCACTTACCGATTTACCTAACCGTCATTATCTGACCACACAATTAGAAGAATCTTTGTCAATTGCGAATACCATTTCAACAGTAATAGGCGTGTTATTTATTGATATTGATGGCTTTAAGCAAGTTAATGATATCCATGGTCATGGAGCGGGCGATAAGCTGTTAAAAACAATTGCCATGCGTATTCGCCATGTATTGAAAAAAGGTGACTCAGTAGGCCGTTTAGGTGGAGATGAATTTGTCGTGGTATTGAAAAGCGTTAAGAATAAAAATGACGTGATAGAAGCCGTTGATAAGTTAAAAGCAGAAATCTGTAAACCACTTATCTATAATGATGCAGAGCTTATTTACTCGCCAAGTATTGGTGCTGTGTTATTTCCAGAACATTATGGCGATGCAGAGTATTTAATTCAGTGCGCTGACAAAGCCATGTATAACGCAAAGTACGCGGGTGGCAATCAGGTGGTGTTTTATAATGATACGATGACATTACCAGGTACAAAATCATAG